In one Chitinophaga sancti genomic region, the following are encoded:
- a CDS encoding terminase large subunit domain-containing protein, whose translation MYEEEITPIRIQLKRPHVNQQKILSSNSRFKVICAGRRFGKSDLAQIASVTRMLSAPKTFVGYVAPNFDLCKKFFKEFVESLPAQLIKSENKAELQIEFINQSFIKFHSGEALQSFRSRKYHLVIIDEAAFIPDLKDAYEQSIRPTLTDFRGQCIFISTPRGENYFSALFHKGLRNEDGYESFHFTSYDNPFISPEEIDEAQNTLPSEVFKQEFLAEPSSNSGSPFGGQSTINKNVVSTLSNNEPICFGIDLGKSIDHSCIIGLDNEKKMAYFDRFRMDWNITKQRIKSLNLRYPKAHYVIDATGLGSPIVDDLQLAGINNLVPFKFTGTSKPQIILELILAVEKGEITYNEITAKEMSVFEFTTTASGHIRYSAASGYNDDTIASLAMANSYHKHCRRISDWKLYRC comes from the coding sequence ATGTATGAAGAAGAAATAACCCCAATTAGGATTCAATTAAAACGACCCCATGTTAATCAACAGAAAATACTTTCCTCAAACAGTAGGTTCAAAGTTATATGTGCAGGTAGACGTTTCGGCAAGAGTGATTTAGCACAGATAGCTAGTGTAACGAGAATGTTGTCAGCACCTAAAACATTTGTTGGATATGTAGCCCCAAACTTTGATTTGTGCAAGAAATTTTTCAAAGAGTTCGTTGAATCATTACCTGCTCAATTAATTAAATCAGAGAATAAAGCAGAGTTACAAATTGAGTTCATTAATCAAAGCTTTATTAAGTTCCATTCAGGTGAGGCTTTGCAATCATTTAGAAGTAGGAAGTATCACTTAGTCATAATTGATGAGGCAGCATTTATACCAGACTTAAAAGATGCTTATGAGCAATCGATTAGACCTACCCTAACGGATTTCAGAGGACAATGTATATTTATATCAACACCTAGAGGAGAAAATTACTTTTCTGCACTGTTCCATAAAGGGTTAAGGAATGAAGATGGATATGAATCATTCCATTTTACTAGCTACGATAATCCATTCATTAGTCCAGAAGAAATAGATGAAGCACAAAACACACTTCCATCTGAAGTTTTTAAACAAGAGTTCCTAGCAGAGCCATCAAGTAATAGCGGTTCACCTTTCGGTGGTCAATCAACTATCAATAAAAATGTAGTATCAACCCTATCTAATAATGAGCCAATATGTTTCGGAATCGATTTAGGGAAATCCATCGACCATTCCTGTATAATTGGCCTTGATAACGAAAAGAAGATGGCCTATTTTGACCGTTTTCGTATGGATTGGAATATCACCAAGCAAAGAATTAAATCACTCAATTTAAGGTATCCTAAAGCCCATTATGTAATTGATGCCACTGGTTTAGGTTCTCCAATTGTTGATGATTTGCAATTAGCGGGAATTAACAATCTAGTTCCTTTCAAATTTACAGGAACAAGTAAACCACAGATTATCCTTGAATTAATATTAGCAGTTGAGAAAGGCGAAATTACCTACAATGAGATAACAGCAAAAGAAATGTCAGTATTTGAATTTACTACAACCGCATCTGGCCATATTAGATATTCGGCGGCTTCTGGATATAACGATGATACTATAGCAAGTCTGGCAATGGCGAATAGCTACCATAAGCATTGTAGGAGAATATCAGATTGGAAGTTGTATAGGTGTTAA
- a CDS encoding LamG domain-containing protein encodes MQSYHIEKINFASELDQATQILIDIRKTSDPDESSNYTDLKTVNVTTTGQLVTPVNFDSMLPDTDYTIRYRDTNNTVIFTEEVKSTTPIVVGDFLDKTHTLMPNMQVETINETGLLDSYLPERIGFLYQLKGNFRDVLDQFGNFQYTVNDENIGIGFQKYDNEIGLRVTSNVTALYPDTSDSTGNNQASILGPDGTRSYSLGFWFYLTTDELAQTGVDGKLWLWYSGTVARHIGIYIDSTTKYINWVHVKDGTTESIVLDHAVIANKWHRVFVRRDGSNPSDSYNNQILMKVDSGYYSPSTPTYFSSATNFAGDINEKIYLGFGRQDSNGNLIGTLGTYKYFYYRASLTDNNLRERILNPPYPTVIIANPDGSSPYTVPAYQFITVTNNKVSWVVPNDVPTGSKKWFYKTYSNERTPVNVTIVPFTKVTTGYDINFANESSIESNKNQIVNKFGALHKAWGGYANGGVVGDNVYFQDGKLVLEAHGDWYDGTVQGVNRDGTPKIHTIQGDPVWGDDPKLGQDWTNRVGCCIVSKDYHGFGRYLFRTKITQLLGCTPAVWLFWYSETYPELPEYEELLEEGLKREGGFSDGYYVVLNQEIDIEMPSHLAMGVFNGWLEVESNVIFFDINPQYHIGIQNDTQSSANNGLWKYNGAGNPNLRTNWTKVSTVVNPVYQPSFDNFKCNTWISETGSGSGYRFKDPSIPDTQNDEVYLANLTPIGQAANDDAFHDYEFRWYKDRVEFYFDGVLKQTNTSFIPDIPGRLTIGSWFPSATSDSVAPWLPSPLKAWAGSNTGNGLASWNYQKFIIDRILFEPYDDITAGGSNRLIGESYPFDGIRQISL; translated from the coding sequence ATGCAATCATATCATATTGAGAAAATTAATTTTGCAAGTGAATTAGACCAGGCTACACAAATACTTATTGATATAAGAAAGACAAGTGACCCAGATGAAAGCAGTAATTATACAGATTTAAAAACAGTTAATGTAACTACTACTGGTCAATTGGTTACTCCTGTCAACTTTGATTCGATGTTGCCTGATACTGATTATACTATCAGATACAGGGATACAAACAATACTGTAATATTTACAGAAGAAGTAAAAAGCACTACCCCAATCGTAGTAGGTGATTTTTTAGACAAGACACATACTTTGATGCCTAATATGCAGGTAGAGACAATTAACGAAACAGGTTTGTTAGATTCATATTTACCCGAAAGGATTGGATTTTTATATCAATTAAAAGGGAACTTCAGGGATGTATTAGATCAGTTTGGTAATTTTCAGTATACCGTTAATGACGAAAATATTGGTATAGGTTTTCAAAAGTATGATAATGAAATAGGATTAAGGGTAACTTCAAATGTTACGGCCTTATATCCGGATACATCAGACAGTACGGGCAATAATCAGGCTTCAATACTTGGGCCTGATGGTACGAGAAGTTATTCTTTAGGCTTCTGGTTCTATTTAACTACAGATGAATTGGCACAAACAGGTGTAGATGGTAAATTATGGTTATGGTATTCCGGTACAGTTGCTAGACATATAGGTATCTATATTGACTCCACCACTAAATATATCAATTGGGTACATGTCAAAGATGGAACGACAGAATCAATTGTTTTAGACCATGCTGTAATTGCTAACAAATGGCATAGAGTATTTGTTAGAAGGGATGGAAGTAACCCGTCTGATAGTTATAATAATCAAATTCTTATGAAAGTTGATAGTGGTTATTATTCACCATCAACACCTACATATTTTTCTTCTGCTACCAATTTTGCAGGTGATATTAATGAGAAGATATACTTAGGATTTGGTAGGCAGGATAGCAACGGAAATTTGATAGGAACTTTAGGTACTTACAAATACTTTTATTATCGTGCATCTCTGACTGATAATAATTTGAGAGAGAGAATATTAAATCCCCCATATCCTACTGTGATAATTGCTAATCCAGATGGTTCAAGCCCATATACTGTACCTGCTTATCAATTCATCACAGTAACAAACAATAAAGTTAGTTGGGTAGTACCAAATGATGTTCCCACAGGCTCAAAGAAATGGTTTTATAAAACTTATTCAAATGAGAGAACACCAGTCAATGTTACTATTGTTCCTTTCACTAAAGTAACAACGGGTTATGATATTAACTTCGCTAATGAATCATCAATTGAAAGTAATAAGAATCAAATAGTTAATAAATTTGGTGCATTACATAAGGCTTGGGGTGGTTATGCTAATGGTGGAGTAGTTGGTGATAACGTATACTTTCAAGATGGTAAGTTAGTATTAGAAGCACATGGAGATTGGTATGATGGTACAGTACAAGGAGTTAATAGAGACGGTACACCTAAAATACATACAATACAAGGTGACCCGGTTTGGGGAGATGACCCTAAACTTGGACAGGATTGGACTAATAGAGTAGGTTGTTGTATTGTATCTAAAGATTATCATGGTTTTGGCCGTTATTTATTTAGAACTAAAATAACCCAACTTTTAGGATGCACTCCGGCAGTTTGGCTATTTTGGTACTCTGAGACCTACCCCGAGCTACCAGAATATGAAGAATTATTGGAAGAAGGTTTAAAACGTGAAGGGGGCTTTTCTGATGGCTATTATGTTGTGTTGAATCAGGAAATAGACATCGAAATGCCAAGCCATTTAGCAATGGGAGTATTCAATGGATGGTTAGAAGTGGAAAGTAATGTTATATTCTTTGACATCAATCCTCAATATCACATAGGTATACAAAACGATACCCAATCATCTGCAAATAACGGTTTGTGGAAATATAACGGTGCTGGTAACCCCAATTTAAGAACTAATTGGACTAAAGTAAGTACAGTGGTTAATCCGGTTTATCAACCCTCTTTCGATAATTTTAAATGTAATACCTGGATTAGCGAAACCGGCAGTGGTTCCGGGTATCGTTTTAAAGACCCTTCAATCCCTGATACACAAAATGATGAAGTATACTTAGCTAATTTGACACCAATAGGGCAAGCTGCAAATGATGATGCATTCCATGATTATGAGTTTAGATGGTACAAAGACCGTGTAGAGTTCTATTTTGACGGGGTATTAAAACAAACTAATACATCATTCATTCCTGATATTCCTGGAAGATTAACTATTGGCTCTTGGTTTCCTTCTGCCACTTCGGATTCAGTTGCACCTTGGCTACCCTCTCCCCTTAAGGCTTGGGCAGGCAGTAATACAGGTAATGGTTTAGCATCCTGGAACTATCAAAAATTTATTATTGACCGTATATTATTTGAACCTTATGACGATATTACAGCAGGTGGCTCAAATAGATTGATTGGTGAATCTTATCCTTTTGATGGTATTAGACAAATATCATTATGA
- a CDS encoding Ig-like domain-containing protein has translation MLKELKKELLKALTNLKTEKFDGVYSSDQLNISDRVVGGKVELINADGSLNVAPDGDYELEDGFKFTVKDGVIASIEGEEQPEELANETPTEDTPAPDDNKVAIEELQKETAAIKAEVESIKEILAQLTGSVSDSATKEEMQKFSKEVKTLTDTINKVAKLPAEFSKTTKSTKTKTDNHDKLMDVIKLMKK, from the coding sequence ATGTTGAAAGAATTAAAAAAAGAATTGCTTAAAGCCTTAACCAATCTTAAAACAGAAAAGTTTGATGGTGTCTATTCTTCTGACCAGTTAAATATTTCAGATAGGGTTGTAGGTGGTAAAGTAGAATTAATAAACGCTGATGGGTCATTAAATGTAGCGCCTGATGGTGACTACGAATTAGAAGATGGATTCAAATTTACTGTTAAAGATGGCGTTATTGCATCCATTGAAGGGGAAGAACAACCTGAAGAATTAGCAAACGAAACCCCAACTGAAGATACACCTGCACCTGATGATAATAAAGTAGCTATTGAAGAATTACAAAAAGAAACTGCTGCAATTAAAGCTGAAGTAGAATCTATTAAAGAAATATTAGCACAATTGACAGGTAGTGTAAGTGATTCTGCTACAAAGGAAGAAATGCAAAAGTTCAGCAAAGAAGTTAAAACCCTTACCGATACTATTAATAAAGTAGCAAAGTTACCAGCTGAATTTTCCAAAACAACCAAATCAACCAAAACAAAAACAGATAATCATGACAAATTGATGGACGTGATTAAGCTGATGAAAAAATAA
- a CDS encoding XkdF-like putative serine protease domain-containing protein — MKKDIPTYEIFIDENEDSFVSAVALVDKPAIEKNFFAFNEHTKLQFSYDDERQELIGPAMIPDIEIYRKEQNTGAEYNVFFSKETIRQIAQVFFKKNFANNTNISHTDIPAHSYIFQSYIVDDDKGIKSPKGIDVPDGSWIVGMKVTDNTVWQDIKSGKLKGFSVEGLFQFSDSQVKHDKSTTDEDLIAILKKFNSLYSKPVF; from the coding sequence ATGAAAAAAGATATACCTACCTATGAAATATTTATAGACGAAAACGAAGATTCATTTGTTTCCGCTGTAGCACTTGTAGATAAACCTGCAATAGAAAAAAACTTCTTTGCATTTAATGAACATACAAAACTTCAATTCTCCTATGATGACGAAAGGCAAGAATTAATCGGCCCTGCTATGATACCTGATATTGAGATATATAGAAAGGAACAGAATACAGGAGCAGAATACAATGTTTTTTTTAGTAAGGAGACGATTAGGCAAATTGCCCAAGTGTTTTTTAAAAAGAACTTTGCTAATAATACCAATATATCACACACCGATATACCTGCACATTCTTACATCTTTCAGTCATATATAGTAGATGATGATAAAGGTATCAAATCACCTAAAGGAATTGATGTTCCAGATGGTAGTTGGATTGTGGGTATGAAGGTAACAGATAATACAGTCTGGCAGGATATAAAATCAGGTAAATTGAAAGGTTTTTCTGTCGAAGGATTATTTCAATTTTCAGACAGCCAAGTTAAACATGACAAATCCACTACTGATGAAGATTTGATTGCTATACTAAAGAAATTTAATTCCCTCTATTCTAAGCCGGTTTTTTGA
- a CDS encoding coiled-coil domain-containing protein yields MAENTNDSQKIILEVASDASGLQPAMDGVKNIKKDIDEVNNNPIKPKVEIPTDSVKSFKQQLKEARETALALATAGKENTEEYNNAVRTIAQLNDQMQVLGRNVEAADVGNRFNGAVKAASLLASTVQGVAGGLELVGVSGDTAAEAVAKLQAISGIVDALNSFQDANDYIKGLILSLRGVSVAEEGVAATTTATTTTMKGLKVALASLGITAIVLAVGYLIANFDEIKESVKKLIPGLGEAGETFDKVKAFVIGLGNAVVQYAIAPIKALIDIVKGDFKGAVEDMKKGFDVVGNVQSEYNNQRTKQADEAAREAAKKRADELDAALKIYSANGIEVLSLQKEQLQLRIKQEKEGSDEQKKAILDLAVWEGQQNKKKADEQKKLADKAAEKAKQAAEKAANERKTALDEIKKIEEENQKDILQLNMNARDKELSNLQIDYEKKKKAFDKYGQDTSNLTTKYNNQKVEINKKYDDQISQALTDRANKNLDTYKQKELEINKFYDNIFKTATDKEKEVIEARRKSELAAVSKESGLNDVNVKANIQLTKTTSENTISDSDTPEQRKEKTLAVLAAQQDAENAAYDLKKEQLGEQNAEIEQLTADHNAKLLDINRQRTEANKALDKAEFEQKQQIANASADLMSSVAELAGENTIAQKGLSAAATLIRTYESAMLAYKNGLEAGGPYGIILGAVSAAAAVAAGLSNVKKILAVQIAGSSSSSAPSVSTSSITSASAPVINTSSLSQSTTPQDVRVINQADTTVRAYITDKDLKNNEQKSTFFNSLSTY; encoded by the coding sequence ATGGCTGAAAATACAAATGATAGTCAAAAAATAATATTAGAGGTCGCAAGTGATGCAAGTGGTTTACAGCCTGCAATGGATGGTGTAAAAAATATTAAAAAAGATATTGATGAAGTAAACAACAACCCTATCAAACCTAAAGTTGAAATTCCAACTGATTCGGTTAAAAGTTTCAAGCAACAACTTAAGGAAGCCCGTGAAACTGCATTAGCATTAGCAACAGCAGGTAAGGAGAATACAGAAGAATATAATAATGCAGTAAGGACGATTGCTCAACTTAATGACCAGATGCAGGTGTTAGGACGTAATGTTGAAGCAGCTGATGTTGGCAATAGGTTTAATGGTGCTGTTAAGGCTGCTTCTTTATTAGCTTCTACAGTTCAGGGTGTCGCAGGTGGTTTAGAATTAGTAGGAGTTTCAGGTGATACAGCAGCAGAAGCAGTGGCAAAATTACAGGCTATTTCTGGTATAGTAGATGCACTGAATTCCTTCCAAGACGCGAATGACTATATTAAAGGGTTGATTTTATCGCTAAGAGGCGTATCAGTCGCAGAGGAAGGCGTTGCAGCAACAACTACTGCTACGACTACAACCATGAAGGGGTTGAAAGTTGCCTTAGCCTCTTTGGGCATTACAGCAATAGTATTAGCTGTAGGTTATCTTATTGCCAACTTTGATGAAATTAAAGAATCTGTAAAGAAACTTATACCTGGACTTGGTGAAGCTGGTGAAACATTTGATAAAGTTAAAGCCTTTGTAATCGGTTTGGGTAATGCGGTAGTTCAATATGCCATAGCTCCAATTAAAGCACTCATTGATATTGTAAAAGGCGATTTCAAGGGTGCTGTGGAGGACATGAAGAAAGGATTTGATGTTGTAGGTAATGTACAAAGTGAATACAATAATCAAAGGACAAAGCAAGCAGATGAAGCAGCGCGTGAAGCAGCAAAGAAACGTGCAGATGAATTAGATGCTGCATTAAAGATATATTCTGCCAACGGAATAGAGGTGTTAAGTCTTCAGAAGGAGCAGTTACAATTGCGTATCAAACAGGAGAAGGAAGGAAGTGATGAGCAGAAGAAGGCAATACTGGATTTAGCCGTTTGGGAAGGTCAGCAGAATAAGAAAAAGGCAGATGAGCAAAAGAAATTAGCAGATAAGGCCGCAGAAAAAGCTAAACAAGCAGCCGAAAAAGCAGCCAATGAACGTAAGACTGCATTAGATGAAATTAAAAAGATTGAAGAAGAAAATCAAAAGGATATTCTTCAGTTAAACATGAATGCTAGGGATAAAGAGTTATCCAATCTTCAAATCGATTATGAAAAGAAGAAGAAAGCATTTGATAAATATGGCCAAGATACTTCTAATCTAACAACCAAATATAATAATCAAAAAGTCGAGATTAATAAAAAGTACGATGACCAGATTAGCCAGGCATTAACAGATAGAGCTAATAAGAACCTGGATACATATAAGCAGAAAGAATTAGAGATTAATAAATTCTATGACAACATTTTTAAAACTGCTACAGATAAAGAAAAGGAAGTAATTGAAGCCAGAAGGAAAAGTGAATTAGCTGCTGTATCTAAAGAATCAGGATTGAATGATGTTAATGTTAAAGCAAATATTCAACTTACAAAAACCACTTCTGAAAATACCATATCTGATAGTGATACACCTGAACAGAGAAAGGAGAAAACATTAGCGGTACTAGCAGCCCAACAAGATGCAGAAAATGCTGCTTATGATTTGAAGAAGGAGCAATTAGGTGAACAGAATGCTGAGATTGAACAATTAACAGCCGACCACAACGCGAAGCTATTAGATATTAACCGTCAACGTACTGAAGCCAACAAAGCATTAGATAAGGCAGAGTTTGAACAGAAGCAACAAATAGCAAATGCTTCTGCCGATTTAATGTCAAGTGTAGCGGAATTAGCGGGTGAAAATACTATTGCACAAAAAGGTTTATCTGCTGCTGCTACCTTAATACGTACATATGAAAGTGCCATGCTTGCCTACAAAAATGGTTTAGAAGCGGGTGGGCCATATGGTATTATATTAGGTGCTGTCAGTGCTGCCGCTGCTGTTGCCGCTGGTCTATCCAATGTAAAGAAAATTCTTGCGGTACAGATTGCAGGTTCATCTTCCAGTTCTGCACCATCTGTTTCTACATCTTCAATTACATCTGCTTCTGCACCTGTAATTAATACATCCTCATTAAGTCAAAGCACTACACCACAAGATGTCCGTGTAATTAATCAGGCAGACACAACAGTTAGAGCATACATTACCGATAAGGATTTAAAGAACAATGAACAAAAATCAACATTTTTTAACAGCCTATCCACATATTAA